The Gadus macrocephalus chromosome 20, ASM3116895v1 genome includes a region encoding these proteins:
- the fancb gene encoding Fanconi anemia group B protein — MMDIETRDARGRACHLLSFCGRFGSLQCRRGGESNASEISFRSLKFNTEQNSFLAADDVRVLYKKRAADLNIVTCACVYDLQTRVSSPFILLKKGNKEGSYTYILLSLNSAMKQDTKMTFKLPYQLSEKVHIMHGPVVWWTRAGVGFSACVQEGRDVGVVRPTHACLSRPLIGLLPVHKGDVFILGPMADQFQKGFSTTEISGHQTPSQGHGCLLGRAELFDPSVMLPRAYLPITGSLLVLRADAEGGVPTGSSVVAATSEKQLVRFEDGVPRDVCPLPFDAPEDLRVADTGRNGRLIAVSFDQGHVAAVWEDAFQVAAHWSLVRSVHVEDFLGCGTEQLLLVFEEEEEEEEEEGTGRPFERFLLTDLCGISLSSGQKNREGSASLPAGHNHLLTFQALESRLQSGLSVVQALRSDERLKQRVLLQALQALSDMVSGRETVLTPPEQEGLFSLWDEEAEAEEVCDEDMQVDSPEGQVISSGPRLDRLWHRFVDDHLVVGAMVTVDGSSPVDCVSLSLLTNAGHGSAPAALQTRSQVFPLPSPSSSPPPPASPPPGSAAKRGKADPDDGPDRSAPGPPRRLAVTAVTRLTSLLTRGRVKCPVTLRYVRREATPAGRPALQRETAPGERSVQAALQCGQVTLDIRTDFHGGALTDPALTTEEGLLSALSVLDRWLFLLDSPHHSLGDVEDWMQRAACCTRSKVNPRYLVTHPQGAAAAMLLRWSPASPFRGELSVHGSRLQALQFLERLCGFLLASCSVRLLGDPEPRAGSRVLALALEAEALLLRGGASSLLSGEEEEERPGPPDDPPEEEERGRRRREWEEELGRSRRRLSPPVDAARYCGLTRGLCEVQRRADVAALLLGRTGSCDPALRR, encoded by the exons ATGATGGATATAGAGACCAGGGACGCACGGGGACGTGCGTGTCATCTCCTGTCCTTCTGCGGAAGGTTTGGTTCATTACAATGCAGGCGTGGTGGTGAAAGCAATGCATCCGAGATATCGTTCCGCAGCCTCAAGTTCAACACAGAGCAGAACTCTTTCCTGGCTGCGGATGACGTGCGTGTCCTATACAAAAAGCGTGCTGCAGATCTGAACATTGtaacatgtgcgtgtgtctacgaCCTGCAGACAAGAGTCAGTAGCCCGTTTATTTTGCTGAAGAAGGGCAATAAAGAGGGAAGCTACACCTatatcctcctctccctcaatAGCGCTATGAAACAGGACACAAAGATGACGTTTAAACTGCCCTACCAGCTGAGCGAGAAGGTGCACATCATGCACGGCCCGGTAGTGTGGTGGACCCGTGCAGGGGTGGGCTTCTCCGCTTGTGTACAGGAGGGACGTGACGTAGGAGTGGTCAGACCGACACACGCCTGTCTGTCCCGTCCTCTGATTGGACTGCTACCTGTTCACAAAGGGGACGTATTCATACTTGGGCCGATGGCCGATCAGTTCCAGAAGGGCTTCTCCACAACGGAAATATCAGGACACCAAACACCGAGCCAGGGCCATGGCTGTCTGCTGGGGAGGGCGGAGCTGTTTGACCCCAGCGTGATGCTACCCCGCGCCTACCTCCCCATCACCGGGTCCCTCCTGGTGCTCCGGGCTGACGCCGAGGGCGGCGTGCCGACCGGGTCGTCGGTCGTCGCGGCGACCTCTGAGAAGCAGCTGGTCCGCTTCGAGGACGGCGTTCCCCGAGACGTCTGCCCGCTCCCCTTCGACGCCCCCGAGGACCTCCGTGTGGCCGACACCGGGAGGAACGGCCGCCTGATCGCGGTCTCCTTCGACCAGGGCCACGTCGCCGCGGTCTGGGAGGACGCCTTCCAG GTGGCGGCCCATTGGTCCCTGGTGCGGTCCGTCCATGTGGAGGACTTCCTGGGCTGTGGGACGGAGCAGCTGCTGTTGgtgtttgaggaggaggaggaggaggaggaggaggaggggacgggaCGTCCGTTCGAGAGGTTTCTCCTCACAGACCTCTGTGGCATCTCCTTATCG AGTGGTCAGAAGAACAGGGAGGGGTCTGCGTCTCTCCCCGCAGGACACAACCACCTGCTCACCTTCCAGGCTCTGGAGTCAAGGCTCCAG agcGGTCTGTCGGTGGTCCAGGCCCTCCGGAGCGACGAGCGGCTGAAGCAGAGGGTCCTCCTGCAGGCCCTCCAGGCCCTCTCAGACATGGTCTCTGGGAGGGAGACGGTCCTCACGCCCCCTGAGCAG gagggCCTGTTCTCTCTGTGGGACGAGGAGGCTGAAGCAGAGGAGGTCTGTGATGAGGACATGCAGGTGGATTCTCCGGAGGGTCAGGTGATTTCCTCCGGACCCCGGCTGGATAGGCTGTGGCATCGCTTCGTTGACGACCACCTGGTGGTGGGCGCCATGGTGACGGTGGACGGCTCTAG CCCAGTGGACTGTGTGAGTTTATCCCTCCTGACAAACGCCGGCCACGGCTCGGCGCCCGCGGCCCTCCAGACCCGCAGCCAAGTGttcccactcccctccccctcctcctccccccccccccccgcctccccccccccggggtccGCGGCCAAGAGAGGCAAGGCGGACCCCGACGACGGACCCGACCGCAGCGCCCCCGGGCCGCCGCGACGGCTGGCCGTTACCGCGGTGACCCGGCTGACGTCTCTGCTGACCCGGGGCCGGGTCAAGTGCCCGGTCACGCTCCGGTACGTCCGGAGAGAGGCGACCCCCGCGGGGAGACCAGCTCTCCAGAGAGAGACCGCCCCCGGGGAGAGATCGGTGCAGGCGGCCCTCCAGTGCGGTCAGGTGACCCTGGATATCCGGACGGACTTCCACGGCGGCGCGCTGACCGACCCCGCCCTCACCACGG aGGAGGGCCTGCTGAGTGCGCTGTCGGTGCTGGACCGCTGGCTCTTCCTGCTGGACTCCCCCCATCACAGCCTGGGCGACGTGGAGGACTGGATGCAGAGGGCCGCCTGCTGCACCAGGTCGAAGGTCAACCCTCGGTACCTGGTGACCCACCCCCAGGGAGCGGCGGCCGCCATGTTGCTCCGCTGGAGCCCCGCCTCCCCGTTCCGGGGGGAGCTCTCGGTACACGGCAG CCGGCTGCAGGCGCTGCAGTTCCTGGAGCGTCTCTGTGGCTTCCTGCTGGCGTCCTGCAGCGTGCGGCTCCTGGGGGACCCCGAGCCCCGGGCGGGGTCCCGGGTCCTGGCCCTTgccctggaggcagaggccctCCTGCTGAGGGGGGGCGCCTCGTCCCTGCTGagcggtgaggaggaggaggagaggccggGGCCCCCAGACGACccccctgaggaggaggagcgcggcCGGCGCAGgcgggagtgggaggaggagctggggcgGAGCCGGCGGCGGCTCAGCCCCCCGGTGGACGCGGCGCGGTACTGCGGCCTGACCCGGGGGCTGTGTGAGGTGCAGCGGCGGGCCGACGTGGCGGCTCTGCTGCTGGGCCGGACGGGGTCATGTGACCCGGCACTGCGGCGGTAG